A single region of the Candidatus Baltobacteraceae bacterium genome encodes:
- a CDS encoding glycosyltransferase family 39 protein, with product MDVQARKLILGLSAALWWRIGLGAILLLALALRLKGIHDPILDHPGWRQGDTASIARNFAQLQFNLLYPQTNYNGPPPNYVELELQIVPFLAAIFYKILGVHEIFGRLITMAFSLGTVAALGFFGRWLFTSPLAGLFAALLFTIMPGSFYYGRTFMPDTTMVFFLTVALYAIARLLVDDETLGWRRVGGATALLALAYLAKPVSLAALVPLAATIAQRLRDGRTMRWAGIAMLVVVPLVLLYAYDKAVAAHAEWHWASGITTLHVIPALRAAATTTAGFALKWARFRQVLGMLTWTMLGPVCTALGLLGFIFFPRAARSRALLWGWLAGGLLYTYVVVTVERVDYYMYLLLPLAALTGAAFLARVACAFAASALARPYKVGAALAGVLLLALAVEQNRAIAKPYYAYSKSVYRNAIALDRTLAPNALIVMGHYDPSILYYIHRYGWEEDPYLWTPFDEQSAIRKGARYFVDIEKNRFSRNVELCAWMARFPVINPNAQWIVYETDPQKVLPGAEAQWRAFRNAEKAGHARAWLERHHLCLPS from the coding sequence TTGGACGTTCAAGCACGTAAATTGATCCTCGGTTTATCTGCCGCCCTCTGGTGGCGGATCGGCCTGGGCGCGATCCTTCTGTTGGCATTGGCCCTGCGTCTGAAGGGCATCCACGATCCGATTCTCGATCATCCGGGCTGGCGCCAGGGCGACACGGCGTCGATCGCGCGGAACTTCGCGCAGTTGCAGTTCAACCTGCTCTATCCGCAGACGAACTACAACGGGCCGCCGCCCAACTACGTCGAGCTGGAACTGCAGATCGTTCCATTCTTGGCGGCGATCTTCTATAAGATTCTGGGCGTCCACGAGATCTTCGGACGGCTGATCACCATGGCGTTTTCGCTCGGGACCGTTGCCGCTCTCGGATTCTTCGGGCGTTGGCTCTTCACGAGTCCGCTCGCCGGGCTTTTTGCAGCGTTACTCTTCACAATCATGCCGGGAAGTTTCTACTACGGCCGCACGTTCATGCCCGACACGACGATGGTGTTCTTCCTCACCGTAGCGCTGTATGCGATTGCGCGATTGCTGGTGGACGACGAGACGCTGGGCTGGCGCCGGGTCGGCGGTGCAACGGCTCTGCTAGCTCTAGCGTATCTGGCTAAGCCGGTCTCGCTTGCCGCGCTCGTGCCGCTCGCCGCGACGATCGCGCAGCGGCTGCGCGACGGACGCACGATGCGTTGGGCCGGCATCGCCATGCTCGTCGTGGTGCCGCTCGTGCTCTTGTACGCCTACGACAAGGCGGTCGCGGCGCACGCGGAGTGGCACTGGGCGAGCGGTATCACCACGCTGCACGTGATTCCCGCGCTGCGGGCCGCCGCAACCACGACGGCGGGTTTCGCCTTGAAATGGGCGCGCTTTCGTCAGGTTCTCGGCATGCTGACGTGGACGATGCTCGGCCCGGTCTGCACGGCGCTCGGGCTGCTCGGCTTCATCTTCTTTCCGCGCGCCGCACGCTCTCGCGCGCTGCTCTGGGGCTGGCTCGCCGGCGGCCTGCTCTATACGTACGTCGTCGTGACCGTCGAACGCGTGGACTACTACATGTACCTGCTGCTGCCGCTTGCGGCGCTGACGGGAGCCGCATTCCTCGCACGCGTCGCTTGCGCGTTCGCCGCCAGTGCGCTCGCGCGTCCCTACAAGGTTGGGGCCGCACTCGCCGGCGTGCTCTTACTCGCACTCGCGGTGGAGCAGAATCGCGCGATCGCGAAGCCGTATTACGCCTACTCAAAGAGCGTCTATCGCAATGCAATCGCGCTCGATCGGACGCTGGCTCCGAACGCGTTGATCGTGATGGGTCACTACGATCCCTCGATTTTATACTACATTCATCGCTACGGATGGGAAGAGGATCCGTATCTTTGGACGCCCTTCGACGAACAGAGCGCGATTCGCAAGGGCGCGCGTTACTTCGTCGACATCGAGAAGAACCGCTTCAGTCGCAACGTCGAACTCTGCGCGTGGATGGCGCGTTTCCCGGTCATAAATCCTAACGCGCAATGGATCGTGTACGAGACCGATCCGCAGAAGGTTCTACCCGGTGCCGAAGCCCAATGGCGCGCGTTCCGCAACGCCGAAAAAGCCGGCCATGCCCGGGCGTGGCTCGAGCGCCACCACCTCTGCCTTCCGTCCTAA
- a CDS encoding tetratricopeptide repeat protein — translation MKRLMRISHLAKLACLGAVLLSSAGCAGPVQRWIVNTRVNQGASALVRGNLHEAALAYRLALRVDPADQRARTGFTAVSIDIASSDYRRGNFDDALATLNAAAKYDPSSVRIQGLRSAIAEANLKREIVISNYPTYTTAGEQIQKSYATLNEQNKLILRSIHRFNYTYDTNDLTSAIEQSYEMQLDIAKNTNRLIAYRQLVESGAPQAQALSTKNASSASLLPLP, via the coding sequence ATGAAACGGCTTATGCGAATCTCACACCTGGCCAAACTCGCGTGCCTGGGCGCGGTGCTCCTCTCAAGCGCCGGCTGCGCCGGACCGGTGCAGCGCTGGATCGTCAATACCCGCGTGAATCAGGGTGCCTCCGCGCTCGTGCGCGGAAACCTGCACGAAGCCGCGCTCGCCTACCGCTTGGCGCTTCGCGTCGATCCGGCCGACCAGCGAGCGAGGACCGGATTTACGGCCGTTTCGATCGATATCGCGAGTTCGGATTACCGGCGCGGAAACTTCGACGACGCCCTTGCAACGCTTAACGCGGCCGCGAAGTACGACCCTTCGAGCGTCCGCATACAAGGACTCCGATCGGCGATCGCCGAGGCGAACCTCAAGCGTGAGATCGTGATCTCGAATTACCCGACCTACACCACGGCCGGCGAGCAGATTCAGAAATCGTACGCGACGCTCAACGAGCAGAACAAGCTCATTTTGCGCAGCATCCACCGATTCAATTACACGTACGATACGAACGATTTGACGAGCGCGATCGAGCAGTCCTACGAAATGCAGCTCGACATCGCCAAGAACACGAACCGGCTCATCGCCTATCGTCAACTCGTAGAATCGGGCGCCCCGCAAGCCCAAGCGCTCTCCACCAAAAACGCCTCGTCGGCCTCGCTGCTCCCGCTACCCTAA
- a CDS encoding GtrA family protein, which yields MHNSIGGLAQRRGVRQFVKFGIVGVSGLAINAIVAHILHDRARYSDFTDFAIGFMAGGFSNYFLNRIWTFRSERNALVEGAQFLTVSFIALLFGKLIFWVAAEQHFDHFTTIWFAATAAGVFVNFFLNKYWTFKHVN from the coding sequence TTGCATAATTCGATCGGCGGTCTCGCACAGCGCCGCGGCGTTCGTCAGTTCGTCAAGTTTGGAATCGTCGGCGTCTCGGGTTTGGCGATCAACGCGATCGTCGCGCACATCCTGCACGACCGCGCGCGCTACTCCGATTTTACCGACTTCGCGATCGGGTTCATGGCGGGCGGTTTTTCGAATTACTTCCTCAACCGCATTTGGACGTTTCGTTCCGAGCGCAACGCGCTCGTGGAAGGCGCGCAGTTTCTCACGGTCTCCTTCATCGCGTTGCTCTTCGGCAAATTGATTTTTTGGGTCGCGGCCGAGCAACACTTCGATCACTTCACGACGATCTGGTTTGCCGCTACCGCGGCCGGCGTGTTCGTCAACTTCTTCCTGAATAAATATTGGACGTTCAAGCACGTAAATTGA